Proteins co-encoded in one Setaria viridis chromosome 9, Setaria_viridis_v4.0, whole genome shotgun sequence genomic window:
- the LOC117837506 gene encoding protein CUP-SHAPED COTYLEDON 3: MGLREMDSALPPGFRFYPSDEELVCFYLRNKVANQRVASGTLVEVDLHAREPWELPDVAKLTAEEWYFFSFRDRKYATGSRTNRATKTGYWKATGKDRVVHEPATRELVGMRKTLVFYRGRAPNGQKTGWVMHEFRLETPNSPPKEDWVLCRVFNKMKLSSEGEETGSSGIHNGHTATVSAEPSSPPPAFLGSLPNPAAAPADRFYQQRQVTTGSGSSSGTLLMNLQAMLQQGSSCFLDYCSPVVHHGAAVGAPHNAGCGDDAAVAMALGHVGFEEHGLGEIEMEYAQAQGGCGLYF; this comes from the exons ATGGGGCTGAGGGAGATGGACTCGGCGCTGCCGCCGGGTTTCCGCTTCTACCCGAGCGACGAGGAGCTGGTGTGCTTCTACCTGCGCAACAAGGTGGCCAACCAGAGGGTCGCCTCGGGGACCTTGGTCGAGGTCGACCTCCATGCCCGTGAGCCATGGGAGCTTCCCG ATGTGGCTAAGCTTACCGCAGAGGAGTGGTACTTCTTCAGCTTCCGGGACAGGAAGTACGCCACGGGCTCGCGAACGAACCGTGCAACCAAGACGGGTTACTGGAAGGCGACTGGCAAGGACCGCGTGGTCCATGAGCCGGCCACGCGCGAATTGGTTGGCATGAGGAAGACGCTGGTGTTCTACCGTGGCCGTGCTCCCAATGGGCAGAAGACCGGCTGGGTCATGCACGAGTTTCGCCTCGAAACACCTAACTCGCCACCAAAG GAGGACTGGGTACTATGCAGGGTGTTCAACAAGATGAAACTCTCGTCAGAAGGCGAAGAGACAGGAAGCAGCGGGATCCACAACGGCCACACCGCCACCGTCTCTGCTgagccctcctcgccgccgccggcgttccTCGGCTCGCTACCCaacccggcggcggctccggcggacAGATTCTACCAGCAGCGCCAAGTAACCACGGGCAGCGGCAGCTCGTCTGGCACCCTGCTGATGAACCTGCAGGCGATGCTGCAGCAAGGCAGCAGCTGCTTCCTGGATTACTGCAGTCCGGTGGTGCACCATGGCGCGGCGGTAGGGGCGCCCCACAACGCCGGCTGCGGGGACGATGCCGCCGTGGCCATGGCGCTGGGGCACGTGGGGTTCGAGGAGCACGGCCTGGGGGAGATTGAGATGGAGTACGCGCAGGCGCAGGGTGGCTGCGGGCTCTACTTCTAG